CTCCTTTGCGCCGGCAGGAGTTGTTAGCCCGCCGCCCGGATCTGCGTATCGTTTCCCTGCGCGGTAATATCGGCGAGCGTCTGCAAAAAGTGGACGGCGGCCAAATGGCGGCGATCGTTGTCGCGGTTTGCGCGCTACAGCGGCTGGGTTTAGCCGGACGCATTGCGGAGCTACTGCCTTTCCCTACGCATCCACTGCAGGGGCATTTGGCGGTGACGACGCGCGCTGACCGCCGGGATTTGCTAAAAATATTCCAGCCTTTGGACACGCGCCGCGCTTGGGGCCGCGCGGCTCTGATCGGCGCCGGGCCTGGCGATCCGCTACTGCTGACCAGACAGGCGGATATTTATCTGCGGCGGGCGGACATTATTTTTTATGATGATCTGGCGCGGGAAATAGTTAAAGATTATACCGCGCGAAAAATTTACGCTGGCAAACGTAAGGGGCATCAGACTTGCGCGCAGGAGGCACTGAATGAAAAATTGTATCAGGCGGTCAAGGCTGGATCGAATGTGGCGCGCTTAAAAGGCGGCGACCCTTTTATTTTTGGACGGGGCGGCGAGGAACTGGAATATTTGCAACGGCGTCTGGCCGCGGTGGATGTTGTGCCCGGCATTACGGCCGCGTCCGCCGCCGCGGCTCTGGCGCAAATTCCTTTGACCAAACGCGGACAGTCTGCCAGCGTGGCGCTGCTCTCCGGTCATCCGGCGCGTAAAATAAAAGTTCCGGCGGCGGACACACTGGTTTACTATATGGCCGGAACAACTC
This genomic stretch from Candidatus Margulisiibacteriota bacterium harbors:
- the cobA gene encoding uroporphyrinogen-III C-methyltransferase translates to MVRLVIASRNSPLALKQVEEVFSFLPGVKYRLLAATSYGDKHKNISLLDAPPPDIFTRELDEIILRGQADAAVHSAKDLPYPLPDGLTVAALLPAGDQRDALVSQNNLPLRKLPRGAAVGTSSPLRRQELLARRPDLRIVSLRGNIGERLQKVDGGQMAAIVVAVCALQRLGLAGRIAELLPFPTHPLQGHLAVTTRADRRDLLKIFQPLDTRRAWGRAALIGAGPGDPLLLTRQADIYLRRADIIFYDDLAREIVKDYTARKIYAGKRKGHQTCAQEALNEKLYQAVKAGSNVARLKGGDPFIFGRGGEELEYLQRRLAAVDVVPGITAASAAAALAQIPLTKRGQSASVALLSGHPARKIKVPAADTLVYYMAGTTLAAVSAKLLRSSLPPRAPAICVSNAYLPEQCIIKTTLQELKHLKIKTPLILIVGRTAGSHVRI